One Halobaculum sp. CBA1158 DNA segment encodes these proteins:
- a CDS encoding NAD-binding protein, translating to MGKWRRRTAAYLIAITVVVLLFAIAYHHGMRTFEGSERSFLHHLRVVVETFTTTGYGSDAPWETDVMNAFVIVMDITGVVLIFMALPAFVFPLFEETLSTTPPTAAEEAEDHVLICGHTPRGRVLREELRARDVPYLFVVGDGDEAADIYDAGEEHVVHGDPEDVETLRNANVGAATALVADADDETNASIVLSAREAVDDADGLRVVSLVEDEDVADYHRYAGADEVLSPRRLLGESLGAKATASVSDEVGDGVEIGEDFQIAELLVHHGSPLVGETVAGSGIGERTGANVLGAWDDGEFESPPRPERVIDEHTVLLVVGTEAELEALKELTLSETRNRRRGSVVVVGYGMVGHSAAAELRGRDEVIVVDERDDPGVDVVGDATQRETLEKAGVEDARAVVLALDSDTTTIFATLAVKQVAPRAEVIVRANDAESVPKLYRAGAEYVLSLSTVSGRLLASHLLDEEVLRPETQVDLIRTRAPGLEGRTLAGANVRAATGCTVVAVERDGDLRTDLGPDTRILAGDALVVAGTDDSVNRFNELFC from the coding sequence ATGGGAAAGTGGCGACGGCGGACCGCGGCGTACCTGATCGCTATCACCGTCGTCGTCCTGCTGTTCGCGATCGCGTACCACCACGGGATGCGGACGTTCGAGGGGAGCGAGCGGTCGTTCCTCCATCACCTCCGGGTGGTCGTCGAGACGTTCACGACGACCGGCTACGGCTCGGACGCTCCCTGGGAGACGGACGTGATGAACGCGTTCGTCATCGTGATGGACATCACCGGGGTCGTGTTGATCTTCATGGCGCTGCCGGCGTTCGTCTTCCCGCTGTTCGAGGAGACGCTGTCGACGACGCCGCCGACGGCCGCCGAGGAGGCCGAAGATCACGTCCTCATCTGCGGGCACACGCCCCGGGGGCGGGTCCTCCGCGAGGAACTCCGCGCGCGCGACGTGCCGTACCTGTTCGTCGTCGGCGACGGCGACGAGGCCGCGGACATCTACGACGCCGGCGAGGAACACGTCGTCCACGGCGACCCCGAGGACGTCGAGACGCTCCGGAACGCGAACGTCGGGGCCGCGACCGCGCTCGTCGCCGACGCCGACGACGAGACGAACGCGAGCATCGTCCTGTCGGCCCGCGAGGCGGTCGACGACGCCGACGGCCTCCGGGTCGTCAGCCTCGTCGAGGACGAGGACGTCGCCGACTACCACCGGTACGCCGGGGCAGACGAGGTGCTCTCGCCGCGGCGACTGCTCGGCGAGAGCCTCGGGGCGAAAGCGACCGCGAGCGTCTCCGACGAGGTGGGCGACGGCGTCGAGATCGGCGAGGACTTCCAGATCGCGGAGTTGCTCGTCCACCACGGCAGCCCGCTGGTGGGCGAGACGGTCGCCGGCTCGGGTATCGGCGAGCGCACCGGCGCGAACGTGCTCGGCGCGTGGGACGACGGCGAGTTCGAGTCCCCGCCGCGGCCCGAGCGCGTCATCGACGAGCACACCGTCCTGCTCGTCGTCGGCACCGAGGCCGAACTGGAGGCGCTGAAGGAACTCACCCTCTCGGAGACCCGCAACCGTCGCCGCGGGTCGGTCGTCGTCGTCGGCTACGGGATGGTCGGACACAGCGCCGCCGCCGAACTTCGCGGGCGCGACGAGGTGATCGTCGTCGACGAGCGCGACGACCCGGGCGTCGACGTGGTCGGCGACGCCACACAGCGCGAGACCCTCGAGAAGGCGGGCGTCGAGGACGCCCGGGCGGTCGTGCTCGCGCTCGATTCGGACACGACCACCATCTTCGCGACGCTGGCGGTGAAGCAGGTCGCCCCGCGCGCGGAGGTGATCGTCCGCGCCAACGACGCCGAGTCGGTCCCGAAGCTCTACCGGGCGGGCGCGGAGTACGTGCTCTCGCTGTCGACGGTCTCGGGTCGCCTGCTGGCCTCGCACCTGCTCGACGAGGAGGTGCTCCGGCCCGAGACGCAGGTCGACCTGATCCGCACGCGAGCGCCCGGCCTGGAGGGGAGGACCCTCGCCGGGGCGAACGTGCGCGCGGCGACCGGCTGTACGGTCGTCGCCGTCGAACGCGACGGCGACCTCCGCACGGACCTCGGCCCGGACACGCGGATCCTAGCTGGCGACGCGCTCGTCGTCGCCGGCACCGACGACTCGGTCAACCGGTTCAACGAGCTGTTCTGTTGA